A region of Streptomyces sp. WMMC500 DNA encodes the following proteins:
- a CDS encoding condensation protein: MTVTQPARPAPAAPGRVPFPTVDEVSLHCTDPVEPETVHIEIHFPGRFEPERLRTALAEAARRHPRFQQRKADSRWWHRRYQWQVTAEADVDPVTFRAAGPGVLEAARARTLTDCPPLDAAPPVRIEAVETDDGGTVLMATVNHTAMDGPSCLRVLATAAEVYAGVEAQTAPSSAGTAPGRTFSGGTGAKAAPATPPPPPAAAGRSGPARPARIAGDTSSTASSGAPGTGNGLLLLDLPAPRRTPYGATVNDQLLVATCLTAARWNRAHGVRSAPVRITMPVDNRPRESAEMPIGNGTRLTEVGFGPGERADAEALTGGAAPDPAAVERLLRATMARTQALKSEPSYPLGLSGVLLTAPVLPVGVRGALARTLRRAAAPLMSTTLLSNLGRIVYPLDFGAAGRPTAVWFSAPARMPRGLAVTAASTAGRLHLAIRYSRALLDHAAAVRIGELMQEGLAACAEPPR; this comes from the coding sequence ATGACGGTGACGCAGCCCGCCCGGCCCGCCCCGGCGGCGCCCGGGCGGGTCCCGTTCCCCACGGTGGACGAGGTCTCGCTGCACTGCACCGATCCGGTGGAACCGGAGACCGTGCACATCGAGATCCACTTCCCCGGGCGGTTCGAGCCCGAGCGGCTGCGCACCGCGCTCGCCGAGGCCGCGCGCCGGCACCCGCGGTTCCAGCAGCGCAAGGCCGACAGCCGGTGGTGGCACCGTCGTTACCAGTGGCAGGTGACCGCGGAGGCCGACGTCGACCCGGTGACGTTCCGGGCCGCCGGACCCGGCGTGCTGGAGGCGGCGCGCGCGCGGACGCTGACCGACTGCCCGCCGCTGGACGCCGCGCCGCCGGTGCGTATCGAGGCCGTCGAGACCGACGACGGCGGCACGGTGCTGATGGCCACCGTCAACCACACCGCCATGGACGGCCCGTCGTGCCTGCGGGTGCTGGCCACGGCGGCGGAGGTGTACGCGGGCGTCGAGGCCCAGACCGCGCCCTCCTCCGCCGGTACGGCCCCCGGCCGTACGTTCTCCGGCGGTACGGGGGCGAAAGCGGCCCCCGCGACGCCCCCGCCCCCGCCCGCCGCCGCGGGCCGCTCCGGACCCGCCCGCCCCGCCCGCATCGCCGGCGACACGTCGTCCACTGCGTCTTCGGGGGCGCCCGGCACCGGCAACGGCCTGCTGCTCCTCGACCTGCCCGCCCCCCGCCGCACCCCCTACGGCGCCACCGTCAACGACCAGCTCCTCGTCGCCACCTGCCTGACGGCCGCCCGCTGGAACCGGGCGCACGGGGTCCGCAGCGCCCCGGTGCGCATCACCATGCCCGTCGACAACCGCCCGCGGGAGTCGGCGGAGATGCCGATCGGCAACGGCACCCGGCTCACCGAGGTCGGCTTCGGCCCCGGGGAGCGGGCAGACGCGGAGGCGCTGACCGGCGGTGCGGCGCCGGACCCGGCGGCGGTGGAGCGGCTGCTGCGCGCCACCATGGCCCGTACCCAGGCCCTCAAGTCCGAGCCGAGCTACCCGCTGGGGCTCTCCGGCGTGCTGCTCACCGCGCCTGTGCTGCCCGTGGGCGTACGCGGCGCGCTGGCCCGCACGCTGCGCCGCGCCGCCGCGCCGCTGATGTCGACCACCCTGCTGTCCAACCTCGGCCGCATCGTCTACCCGCTGGACTTCGGCGCCGCCGGCCGCCCGACCGCGGTGTGGTTCTCCGCCCCGGCGCGCATGCCGCGCGGCCTCGCGGTCACCGCCGCCTCCACCGCCGGCCGGCTGCACCTGGCCATCCGCTACTCCCGCGCCCTCCTCGACCACGCCGCGGCCGTCCGCATCGGCGAGCTGATGCAGGAGGGCCTCGCGGCCTGTGCGGAGCCGCCGCGATGA